From the genome of Jeotgalibacillus haloalkalitolerans, one region includes:
- the hypE gene encoding hydrogenase expression/formation protein HypE — translation MAQRISMAHGEGGELTHELIKNVFMKYFHNQTHARLDAAILPWNSNEIVMTTDSYVVKPIFFPGGDIGKLAITGTVNDLAVSGAKPVAITAGFIIEEGFSIRDLKEIVKSMALEAEHAGVQIIAGDTKVVERGSADGVFINTTGIGQLFEQRLEPDAITEGDTVIISGPVGEHGVAIMSARKELGLITDMTSDCASLHHFIEEVVTNVKGVRVMRDPTRGGLATTLVELCEDFRFDLELEESWIPVPDAVHGACDILGFDPLYLANEGKVVFIVEAEQAKKMMEVIKSHPLGASAQVIGRVKSCDNASGKLYLKTPIGTTRRLFRLSGMLLPRIC, via the coding sequence TTGGCTCAGCGAATCAGTATGGCCCACGGGGAAGGCGGAGAATTAACACATGAGCTGATTAAAAACGTATTCATGAAATACTTTCATAATCAGACACACGCCAGACTCGATGCTGCAATTCTTCCCTGGAATTCGAATGAAATTGTCATGACAACAGATAGTTACGTTGTAAAACCGATCTTTTTTCCGGGCGGTGATATCGGTAAATTGGCCATTACCGGAACGGTGAACGATCTCGCAGTATCAGGCGCGAAGCCTGTTGCAATAACTGCAGGATTTATTATTGAAGAAGGATTTAGCATTCGTGATTTAAAAGAAATTGTGAAAAGCATGGCACTTGAAGCAGAACATGCCGGTGTTCAAATCATTGCCGGGGATACAAAAGTTGTAGAGAGAGGGAGTGCAGATGGTGTATTCATTAATACAACCGGCATTGGACAACTCTTTGAACAGCGGTTGGAACCGGATGCAATCACAGAGGGAGATACCGTCATCATTAGCGGTCCTGTCGGAGAACATGGTGTTGCGATCATGAGCGCTAGAAAAGAGCTTGGATTAATCACTGACATGACAAGTGATTGTGCTTCACTGCATCACTTCATTGAAGAAGTGGTTACAAACGTTAAGGGGGTAAGAGTCATGCGGGATCCTACCCGTGGAGGGCTCGCGACAACACTCGTTGAACTATGTGAAGATTTCCGGTTTGATCTGGAGCTTGAGGAGTCATGGATTCCAGTCCCGGACGCAGTCCACGGGGCATGCGATATTTTAGGATTTGATCCATTATATTTAGCTAATGAAGGAAAAGTGGTTTTCATCGTAGAAGCGGAACAGGCAAAAAAGATGATGGAAGTTATTAAAAGCCATCCGTTAGGGGCAAGCGCACAGGTAATCGGCCGGGTGAAATCCTGTGATAATGCCTCCGGGAAATTGTATTTGAAAACGCCGATTGGAACGACCAGGCGTTTATTTCGTCTGTCAGGCATGCTGTTACCCAGAATTTGCTGA
- a CDS encoding cytochrome b5 domain-containing protein gives MHNTPELLGLQMRHLIVLAQRDLYNFSEARNPYMNAERTLQRLRETLFSIQAVGEQLTRQHAVSQLSNQTPASVFLGHPAIPPITPTPPLQFYQQNLRDLTVEELATFDGKNGRPAYVAVNGVVYDVTNNRAWAAATHFALTAGKDHSGAFASCHAGQESILTTLPVAGRLV, from the coding sequence ATGCATAACACTCCGGAATTGCTCGGGTTGCAGATGAGGCACCTGATTGTTTTGGCACAGCGGGATCTTTACAACTTTTCTGAAGCGCGAAATCCCTATATGAATGCTGAGCGGACGCTGCAGCGGCTAAGGGAAACATTATTCTCGATACAGGCGGTAGGAGAACAATTAACTCGGCAGCACGCTGTTTCACAATTATCAAATCAGACACCGGCATCCGTCTTTTTAGGACACCCGGCGATTCCACCGATCACGCCGACACCTCCGCTTCAGTTCTATCAGCAGAATCTTCGCGATTTAACCGTCGAGGAATTAGCCACTTTTGACGGAAAAAATGGCAGGCCTGCCTATGTTGCCGTCAACGGTGTTGTGTATGATGTAACGAATAATCGTGCATGGGCGGCAGCTACGCATTTCGCATTAACAGCAGGCAAAGACCATAGCGGTGCATTTGCGAGCTGTCATGCAGGGCAGGAGTCAATTTTGACAACATTACCAGTGGCAGGGAGGCTTGTCTGA
- a CDS encoding hydrogenase small subunit, protein MEGYILPPETLTNEAIASRLKNEVNEQIRQGLIKKRNLVYLELNGCSGNIISLLNGQNPDFEYTLNSMVNLRYSNSLMAAEGEQAIEQLMEVLDEDYILAVEGAVALKNDGLYNVIGRWKGEPFTGLQAAQMLGEKASHILAVGACATHGGVSAAKPNPSESVGLQTVLPDRNIIKLTGCPVNPDWFLGTLAHILLYGEPETDNLNRPLMFYSTLIHDRCPRRPFFDRGIFAEKLGDKTCLFKLGCRGPVTRVDCPTRQWNGHVNWPVGASTPCIGCASFGFPDAMEPFVSYDTTRIVQDE, encoded by the coding sequence ATGGAAGGTTATATATTACCGCCTGAAACGCTGACAAATGAGGCGATTGCTTCAAGGTTAAAAAATGAGGTGAATGAACAGATCAGGCAGGGACTGATTAAAAAGAGAAACCTCGTTTACCTTGAACTCAACGGCTGTTCAGGTAATATTATATCTTTATTAAATGGCCAGAACCCGGATTTCGAATATACGCTGAACTCAATGGTCAACCTCCGATACAGCAACAGCTTAATGGCTGCTGAAGGGGAACAGGCAATTGAACAGCTGATGGAGGTGCTGGATGAAGATTATATTCTCGCTGTGGAAGGTGCCGTCGCGTTAAAAAACGATGGGTTGTATAATGTGATCGGACGATGGAAAGGTGAGCCTTTTACAGGATTGCAGGCAGCTCAGATGTTAGGGGAGAAAGCTTCACATATTCTGGCCGTAGGAGCCTGTGCAACGCATGGAGGCGTATCAGCTGCCAAGCCTAACCCTTCGGAATCAGTCGGTCTGCAGACAGTTTTGCCTGACAGGAACATCATCAAATTAACTGGCTGCCCGGTCAACCCGGACTGGTTTCTAGGCACCCTTGCGCACATTTTGCTGTACGGTGAGCCTGAGACTGATAATTTAAACAGACCTCTGATGTTTTACAGCACATTGATTCATGACCGCTGTCCGCGACGGCCGTTTTTTGACAGGGGAATCTTTGCTGAAAAGCTTGGTGATAAAACGTGCCTGTTCAAACTTGGGTGCCGGGGGCCTGTAACGAGAGTGGATTGTCCGACCCGTCAATGGAACGGTCATGTGAACTGGCCGGTCGGGGCATCGACTCCCTGTATTGGGTGTGCATCATTCGGGTTCCCTGATGCAATGGAGCCTTTTGTCAGCTACGACACTACAAGGATTGTACAGGATGAATAG
- a CDS encoding nickel-dependent hydrogenase large subunit — translation MNRKIIINPLTRISGFMEIDVTVENNRVVDAKTKGNLFRGFEQMMVGRKPFDAVYFTQRICGICSAAHSMASSIALEDALNITPMEQGRYLRDIIHCCEYLQNHIRHFYQYTVPDFVRMEQNTLLASDHEDFRLPKTVNDRIAKHYFDSLPISRSAHQMLAVLGGKAPHNHGVFIGGVTTQATAEKVVTLDSLLDDIIAFIDDKMIPDVYEIAHYYPEYFQIGGGYGNLLSYGAFDHYGELGTLYVDPLVYAMNTIEAFDESKIKEKIDYSWFQAPADTYNPDSLMPVPDQNKQKAYSWVKAPRYNGLPFEVGPLARLILSGNYQNRVSAMDRTIARALEAKKITAIMKTLLSQIIPDVDVQKKYEVPESGEGRGLVDTTRGALGHWLKIKDKKLSFYQIITPSTWDFSTKDDEGYRGVAEEALIGTPIQNPDKPAEIGRILRSFDPCMSCATHVYRPGKQVKTIKVF, via the coding sequence ATGAATAGAAAAATCATCATTAACCCTTTAACAAGGATCAGTGGTTTTATGGAAATAGACGTGACAGTTGAAAATAACAGGGTAGTTGATGCAAAGACAAAGGGAAATTTATTCCGCGGTTTTGAACAGATGATGGTTGGCAGAAAACCTTTTGATGCCGTCTACTTTACACAGCGTATCTGCGGGATCTGTTCGGCTGCCCACTCAATGGCGTCTTCTATTGCTTTAGAGGATGCATTGAATATCACCCCGATGGAACAGGGGAGATATTTGAGGGATATCATTCATTGCTGTGAGTATCTTCAGAATCATATCCGTCATTTTTATCAATATACCGTTCCTGATTTTGTGAGAATGGAACAAAACACACTTTTGGCGTCCGATCACGAAGATTTCCGGCTGCCGAAAACAGTCAATGACCGGATTGCCAAGCATTACTTTGATTCTCTTCCGATCAGCCGGTCAGCTCATCAGATGCTTGCCGTATTAGGCGGGAAAGCACCGCACAATCATGGCGTATTTATCGGTGGAGTGACCACGCAGGCGACTGCAGAGAAAGTCGTCACACTTGATTCTCTACTTGATGACATTATTGCATTTATTGATGACAAAATGATTCCTGATGTATATGAAATTGCTCATTACTATCCGGAGTATTTTCAAATAGGCGGAGGATATGGAAATCTACTCTCCTATGGAGCTTTTGATCATTATGGAGAACTGGGCACTCTGTATGTGGATCCGCTTGTCTATGCCATGAATACGATTGAAGCCTTTGATGAAAGCAAGATTAAAGAAAAAATCGACTATTCCTGGTTTCAGGCGCCTGCAGATACGTACAACCCTGATTCACTGATGCCGGTTCCTGATCAAAATAAGCAGAAAGCCTATTCCTGGGTAAAAGCCCCGAGATATAATGGTTTGCCTTTTGAAGTGGGACCACTTGCGAGGTTAATATTGAGCGGGAATTATCAGAATAGGGTCTCTGCAATGGACCGGACCATTGCACGTGCACTGGAAGCAAAAAAGATAACAGCAATCATGAAAACACTGCTTTCACAGATCATCCCTGACGTTGATGTACAAAAGAAGTATGAAGTTCCTGAAAGTGGAGAAGGAAGAGGACTTGTAGATACAACAAGGGGAGCACTCGGACACTGGTTGAAAATAAAAGACAAAAAATTATCCTTCTATCAGATTATCACCCCTTCAACATGGGATTTTTCCACAAAGGATGATGAGGGATACAGAGGAGTTGCTGAAGAAGCGCTTATCGGTACACCTATTCAAAACCCGGACAAACCGGCTGAGATTGGACGGATTCTCCGGTCATTTGACCCCTGTATGTCTTGTGCGACTCATGTGTACAGACCGGGGAAACAAGTCAAAACGATTAAGGTATTTTAA
- a CDS encoding hydrogenase maturation protease has product MEKVIVLGIGNRLMMDDGIGIYVVEALAENHKDDQVQYLIGESDVDYCLEQIHGADTVIIVDAVFNNKKAGEVSIIPLEELREQQSLDISPHNIHLFNALYQQKDEVKGYLIAIEPSVIHFHIGLSKVLDGKWEQIKAEVEQKINLLKVETEG; this is encoded by the coding sequence ATGGAAAAAGTCATTGTTCTGGGTATTGGAAACCGGCTGATGATGGATGACGGGATCGGAATTTATGTTGTGGAAGCACTGGCGGAAAACCATAAAGATGATCAGGTTCAATATCTGATTGGAGAATCTGACGTGGATTACTGTCTGGAACAAATTCACGGAGCGGATACAGTCATCATTGTGGATGCAGTTTTTAATAACAAAAAGGCTGGCGAAGTGAGTATCATTCCCCTTGAAGAACTTCGGGAACAACAGAGTCTGGACATCTCACCACACAATATCCATCTGTTTAACGCGCTGTATCAGCAAAAAGATGAAGTAAAAGGATACCTGATTGCGATTGAACCATCTGTCATCCATTTTCATATTGGGCTGAGTAAAGTGCTGGATGGAAAATGGGAACAGATAAAAGCTGAAGTGGAACAGAAAATTAATTTGCTGAAGGTTGAAACTGAAGGATAG
- a CDS encoding LysM peptidoglycan-binding domain-containing protein, whose product MPIVSGMHFVYTVQPGDTLFSIARRFGSSVADIESANALYPPFTDPGLIFPGQVLIVTRPGTNQTSQVIAPGDNLYRLAQRYSTTVDLLFGINPQLADPGLIYVNDQLLIPAFVYQVETGDTLNKIASQFGMPLSDVLKANEQRPGFSPDVIYPGYRFLIPLPSSANIVVFSPFPGTQITRGTKLAGFARAFEGAILYKIADANGTTVTNEAPIQASEGGPAFGSYSIPIKFDRNPTAQTGELWVYARSANDGSIIDLVKVRVLF is encoded by the coding sequence ATGCCGATTGTTAGTGGAATGCATTTTGTTTATACGGTTCAGCCGGGTGACACGTTATTTTCGATTGCCCGGAGATTTGGCAGCAGCGTGGCTGACATTGAATCAGCAAATGCGCTGTATCCGCCATTTACAGATCCCGGGCTGATTTTCCCGGGGCAGGTGCTCATTGTGACAAGACCGGGGACAAATCAGACGAGTCAGGTCATTGCCCCCGGCGATAACCTCTATCGTCTCGCCCAGCGTTACTCAACGACTGTCGATTTACTTTTTGGCATCAACCCACAGCTGGCCGATCCGGGTTTGATCTATGTCAATGATCAGCTGCTCATTCCGGCATTTGTCTATCAGGTTGAAACAGGTGATACACTCAACAAAATTGCCAGTCAGTTCGGGATGCCGCTGTCAGATGTATTGAAAGCAAATGAACAGCGGCCAGGGTTCTCACCGGACGTCATCTATCCCGGCTATCGCTTCCTGATCCCGCTTCCCTCATCAGCTAACATCGTCGTCTTCAGTCCATTCCCGGGCACACAAATCACACGGGGAACAAAACTCGCCGGTTTCGCACGGGCATTTGAAGGTGCGATTTTATACAAAATAGCAGACGCAAATGGAACAACAGTCACCAATGAAGCTCCCATTCAGGCCTCTGAAGGCGGACCGGCATTTGGCTCCTATTCCATTCCAATTAAATTTGACCGTAACCCAACCGCTCAGACAGGCGAACTGTGGGTCTACGCAAGAAGCGCAAACGATGGGAGTATCATTGACCTGGTGAAAGTAAGAGTCTTATTTTAA
- a CDS encoding S41 family peptidase: MKRVIGLGMVSVLLLSACVEADQVEVEEQVEELVISRNFEKPPGAADYLHNYQDTVIPELDTDTLQSLTEERELADRLTREEMEEDLKTFLSAMRYGYGPYEFYGGDEAFLSAADDMMQWVSSADAEVEGEDYADQLREHFSFIKDQHFVIHGQNAYEKELAQYGVEEWTFTKENEAYFFNDEEVTLINDESPEDLLKPSFDENGELIYRAVSLSEGEAEQWEIETAADIYTGKPEKLFTNPGGMKPFEVSETDTDIPVITWRTMLAYEDDPYTYDDMLDTVDLIKEAPAAILDLRNNMGGNLYLVNKFIHELTGSPPSHSETVFLETNTVHALLSHTRETLEETGLDSETFYDHLPEAVYGEYDANFTDVSPISRVETFGTEWAGTGVEISKEPSLDTPLYVLMNENTASAGEIMVEALMEYDNTVLIGGPSAGVFTSDMGSMLFLPHSGIMIGMPSTLIMSPYSYGREAVGLEPDVWLSGDGVMVRTVEWAERMLAEEELAEEVAQ; this comes from the coding sequence ATGAAGAGAGTAATTGGATTGGGGATGGTGTCTGTCCTGCTGCTGTCAGCATGTGTGGAGGCAGATCAGGTTGAAGTTGAGGAACAGGTAGAGGAGCTTGTGATCAGCAGGAATTTTGAAAAGCCGCCTGGAGCAGCTGATTATCTGCATAACTATCAGGATACAGTTATTCCTGAACTCGATACAGATACGCTTCAATCTCTGACTGAAGAGCGTGAATTAGCTGATCGGCTGACCCGTGAGGAAATGGAAGAGGATCTTAAGACTTTTTTAAGTGCGATGCGTTATGGGTATGGTCCTTATGAATTTTATGGTGGCGATGAAGCATTTCTGTCTGCTGCGGATGACATGATGCAGTGGGTCAGTTCTGCAGATGCTGAAGTCGAGGGAGAGGATTATGCAGATCAATTGAGAGAACACTTTTCGTTTATAAAAGACCAGCATTTTGTGATCCATGGACAGAATGCGTATGAGAAAGAACTGGCTCAATATGGTGTGGAGGAATGGACATTCACGAAGGAAAATGAAGCATACTTTTTCAATGATGAAGAAGTTACGCTGATTAATGATGAATCACCGGAAGATCTATTAAAACCATCATTTGATGAAAATGGGGAATTAATTTACCGGGCAGTATCGCTGTCAGAGGGTGAGGCTGAACAATGGGAGATTGAAACAGCGGCAGATATTTATACAGGAAAGCCGGAAAAACTGTTTACGAATCCGGGCGGGATGAAGCCGTTTGAGGTAAGTGAAACAGATACAGACATTCCTGTCATTACATGGCGGACAATGCTGGCATACGAGGATGACCCATATACTTATGATGATATGCTGGATACAGTTGATTTGATTAAAGAAGCGCCTGCAGCCATATTAGACTTAAGAAATAACATGGGGGGAAATCTTTATTTAGTAAACAAATTTATTCATGAGTTGACAGGCTCCCCACCTTCACACTCAGAAACTGTTTTTCTCGAGACGAATACTGTTCACGCGTTACTATCTCATACAAGAGAAACGTTAGAAGAGACCGGCCTAGATTCGGAAACGTTCTACGATCACCTGCCAGAGGCCGTTTATGGAGAATATGATGCGAACTTTACAGACGTGAGCCCAATTTCAAGAGTAGAGACATTTGGCACGGAATGGGCAGGTACAGGGGTGGAAATCTCAAAAGAACCATCTCTTGACACGCCACTCTATGTGCTGATGAATGAAAACACAGCATCAGCCGGTGAAATCATGGTTGAAGCACTGATGGAATATGACAATACAGTTCTCATTGGCGGACCTTCAGCAGGCGTTTTTACAAGTGATATGGGATCAATGTTATTTTTACCGCATTCAGGGATTATGATTGGCATGCCCTCCACCCTGATTATGAGTCCTTATTCTTATGGAAGGGAAGCAGTGGGACTTGAGCCGGATGTATGGCTCTCAGGTGATGGCGTAATGGTGCGGACGGTCGAGTGGGCAGAACGCATGTTAGCAGAAGAGGAACTTGCAGAGGAAGTGGCCCAATGA
- a CDS encoding NUDIX hydrolase, translating into MKKWSGAAAVCLNENNEVLMVKSFGSDAWAVPSGGMEEGETPEECCAREVMEETGYEIEIMGQLFFKKAVIKGYQVETYYFNVKKLKNSSGINDPDKTIEKTAWMSQTQIENVNHVYPEDKNLLKSVMKRVDVQN; encoded by the coding sequence ATGAAAAAGTGGTCAGGTGCAGCAGCTGTCTGTCTGAATGAAAACAATGAAGTCCTGATGGTGAAAAGCTTTGGTTCAGATGCCTGGGCGGTTCCCTCAGGTGGAATGGAAGAAGGGGAGACGCCTGAGGAATGCTGCGCGAGAGAAGTGATGGAGGAAACGGGGTATGAAATTGAAATCATGGGTCAGCTGTTTTTCAAAAAAGCAGTGATCAAAGGGTATCAGGTGGAAACCTACTACTTCAATGTAAAGAAACTGAAGAATAGCAGTGGAATTAATGACCCTGACAAGACTATAGAAAAGACTGCCTGGATGTCACAAACACAGATTGAAAATGTAAACCATGTATACCCGGAGGACAAAAATCTGTTAAAATCTGTAATGAAGCGTGTGGATGTTCAGAACTGA
- a CDS encoding undecaprenyl-diphosphate phosphatase — translation MSVWELFVAFLLGLVEGLTEFAPVSSTGHMIVVDDLWLRSSEFLGSPVANTFKVVIQLGSILAVVVVFRQRIIDLIGLNTQTRGKQEKLRLSHVFIGLLPAGVLGLLFEDYIDEHLFSLETVLIGLVIGAFLMIAADLVSGKKMKIETVDQISYRQAFSIGLIQCLSLWPGFSRSGSTISGGVLLGLSHRAAADFTFIMAVPIMMGASAISLLSKWEYFTVEMLPFFTVGFVSAFIFALISIKFFLKLINRIRLIPFAIYRIVLAGVIYVLYFT, via the coding sequence ATGAGTGTGTGGGAGCTGTTTGTTGCTTTTTTGCTGGGATTGGTAGAAGGATTAACGGAATTTGCACCGGTGTCATCAACCGGGCACATGATTGTAGTAGATGACTTATGGCTGAGGTCTTCTGAATTTTTGGGGAGTCCAGTGGCTAATACATTTAAAGTTGTGATTCAGCTCGGTTCGATTTTGGCAGTTGTTGTTGTGTTTCGTCAGCGGATCATAGATTTAATTGGACTTAATACGCAAACCAGGGGGAAACAGGAGAAACTGCGTTTATCCCATGTATTTATTGGTTTGCTTCCTGCCGGAGTGCTTGGTCTGTTATTTGAGGACTATATTGATGAACACCTGTTTTCACTTGAAACGGTACTGATTGGACTTGTAATCGGGGCATTTCTGATGATTGCTGCTGACTTGGTAAGCGGAAAGAAAATGAAGATCGAAACGGTTGATCAAATATCCTACAGACAGGCCTTTTCTATTGGTCTGATTCAGTGTCTTTCTTTATGGCCGGGATTTTCACGCTCAGGCTCAACCATTTCTGGAGGCGTCCTGCTTGGTCTCAGCCACAGGGCTGCAGCCGACTTCACTTTTATTATGGCAGTGCCCATCATGATGGGAGCAAGCGCCATCTCATTATTAAGTAAATGGGAATACTTCACAGTGGAGATGCTGCCATTTTTCACAGTAGGCTTTGTGAGCGCCTTTATCTTTGCATTGATTTCGATCAAATTCTTTCTGAAGCTGATCAACCGGATTCGCCTGATCCCATTTGCGATTTACCGGATCGTGCTGGCCGGTGTGATTTATGTGCTTTATTTTACTTAA
- a CDS encoding DinB family protein: MDCRIKQRDGFEGKIGELVSMLDYSRDVLLSDIKGLSQSDLDFIAYEGANSIGALLKHIASVEFVHQLITHEDRDLNEKEFSEWKTALFLGPEASHEIRNQPLDYYLNLLNATREKTLSILSSKNEEWLFEEGKWDNGVAHNKYWFWYHVMEDEVNHRGQIRVIKKMLLHKKES; the protein is encoded by the coding sequence ATGGATTGCCGAATTAAACAAAGAGATGGTTTTGAAGGTAAAATTGGTGAGCTGGTTTCAATGTTGGATTATTCAAGGGATGTTTTACTCAGTGATATAAAGGGTCTGAGCCAGTCAGATCTGGATTTCATTGCATATGAAGGAGCGAATTCAATTGGGGCACTGCTGAAGCATATCGCCTCTGTCGAATTTGTTCATCAGCTGATCACGCATGAAGACAGAGACTTGAATGAAAAAGAATTTTCCGAATGGAAGACTGCCCTGTTTCTCGGTCCTGAAGCATCTCATGAGATCCGGAACCAGCCGCTTGATTATTACTTAAATCTCTTAAATGCAACCAGAGAAAAAACACTATCAATTTTAAGCTCAAAGAATGAAGAATGGCTGTTCGAGGAAGGCAAATGGGACAATGGCGTGGCCCATAATAAATACTGGTTTTGGTATCACGTGATGGAAGATGAGGTCAACCATCGCGGACAGATCAGGGTAATTAAAAAAATGCTTTTACATAAAAAAGAGTCATGA
- a CDS encoding macrolide 2'-phosphotransferase, with translation MKHEEIIQLAKQEGLLFTEERLKINESGVDFQVAHATDLNGEKWILRIPRQKESMRHAAVEKHALDILNENVSFQVPRWSVFTEHLIAYKQLDGVPAATIDMEQQAYVWELDEQNPPDVFYRSMGKAMVELHTLKVDLLKNAGITIIEGKDMRTAMKKRMNHIKEHFDIHPALWERWENWLANEQIWPAHAGVRHGDLHPGHILINEQSAVTGFIDWTEVSVGDVSFDFTAHLQIFGKEGLRKLIDSYEAAGGRTWPGMAEHIEEVQAAGPIVVAEYALVSGLEEMHEMAVQMLGAEE, from the coding sequence ATGAAACACGAAGAGATTATACAATTAGCAAAACAAGAGGGACTCCTTTTTACTGAAGAGAGGTTAAAAATAAATGAATCCGGAGTAGATTTCCAGGTGGCGCATGCGACAGACCTGAACGGAGAAAAGTGGATTCTGCGCATTCCGCGTCAAAAGGAGTCGATGAGACATGCGGCTGTTGAGAAACACGCTCTCGATATTCTGAATGAAAACGTCTCTTTTCAGGTGCCACGCTGGTCAGTATTTACAGAACACCTGATTGCCTATAAGCAGCTTGACGGTGTTCCGGCTGCAACGATTGATATGGAGCAGCAGGCATATGTGTGGGAGCTGGATGAGCAGAACCCGCCTGATGTATTTTACCGCTCGATGGGTAAAGCGATGGTGGAGCTGCATACTTTAAAGGTTGATCTACTCAAAAATGCGGGTATCACAATCATTGAAGGTAAAGACATGAGGACTGCAATGAAGAAGAGAATGAATCATATCAAAGAACACTTTGATATCCATCCCGCGCTATGGGAGCGCTGGGAAAACTGGCTGGCAAATGAGCAGATCTGGCCGGCACATGCAGGAGTCAGACATGGTGATTTGCACCCGGGTCATATTCTGATTAATGAACAAAGTGCCGTGACAGGATTCATTGACTGGACAGAAGTGAGCGTGGGTGATGTATCATTCGATTTCACAGCGCACCTGCAGATTTTCGGGAAAGAGGGACTTCGAAAGCTGATTGACTCCTACGAGGCTGCGGGTGGACGTACCTGGCCAGGAATGGCTGAACATATTGAAGAGGTGCAGGCGGCTGGTCCAATTGTGGTTGCTGAATATGCTTTAGTATCCGGGTTGGAAGAGATGCATGAGATGGCAGTGCAGATGTTAGGGGCAGAGGAATAA